One window of the Brevundimonas goettingensis genome contains the following:
- the nusA gene encoding transcription termination factor NusA, whose amino-acid sequence MAATGISANRLELLQIANAVAQEKNIDREIVIEALEEAIQKGAKSRYGAHHDIRAKIDPKTGELSLTRHVTIVEDDWMPEDELEEFNDSAMVRLRDASKRDPEAEVGKEYVEVLPPFEFGRVQTQMARQVITGKVREAERANQYEEFKDRVGEIVNGTVKRVEYGNTIVDLGRGEGIMRRDQSIPREVFNIGDRIRTYIYDVRPEAKGPQIMLSRAHPGFMAKLFAQEVPEVYDGVIEIRAAARDSGSRAKMAVLSNDSSIDPVGACVGMRGSRVQAVVAELQGEKIDIIQWNADEPTFIVNALAPAEVSKVVLDEEADRVEVVVPDEQLSLAIGRRGQNVRLASQLTGWQIDIITESQDSERRQREFAERTSLFQEALDVDEVIAQLLVTEGFATIEDLAFVESYEVAEIEGFDEDTAEELQARARDFLERQAAALDAKRIELGVLDEVLAVPGVTGAIAVALGEGGVKTVEDLADLATDEIRGGYEMKNGERTKVAGVLESFNLSQEEAELLILQARVAAGWIDASELPQPEPEYEEEYAEGEYDPEAVFAPQSEGLEEASLENGDAEVFAEDLESSRDA is encoded by the coding sequence CTGCTCCAGATCGCCAATGCGGTCGCCCAGGAGAAGAACATCGATCGCGAGATCGTCATCGAGGCTCTGGAAGAAGCGATCCAGAAGGGCGCCAAGTCGCGCTACGGCGCCCATCACGACATCCGCGCCAAGATCGACCCGAAGACAGGCGAGCTGAGCCTGACCCGTCACGTCACCATCGTCGAGGACGACTGGATGCCGGAAGACGAGCTGGAAGAATTCAACGACAGCGCCATGGTCCGCCTGCGCGACGCCTCCAAGCGCGATCCGGAAGCTGAAGTCGGCAAGGAATATGTCGAGGTTCTGCCGCCGTTCGAGTTCGGCCGCGTCCAGACCCAGATGGCCCGTCAGGTCATCACCGGAAAGGTCCGCGAGGCCGAGCGCGCCAACCAGTACGAGGAGTTCAAGGACCGCGTCGGGGAGATCGTCAACGGCACCGTCAAGCGCGTCGAATACGGCAACACCATCGTCGACCTGGGCCGTGGCGAAGGCATCATGCGCCGCGACCAGTCGATCCCGCGCGAGGTGTTCAACATCGGCGACCGGATCCGCACCTACATCTATGACGTCCGTCCCGAGGCCAAGGGCCCGCAGATCATGCTGAGCCGCGCCCACCCGGGCTTCATGGCCAAGCTGTTCGCCCAGGAAGTGCCGGAAGTGTACGACGGCGTCATCGAGATCCGCGCCGCCGCCCGCGACTCGGGTTCGCGCGCCAAGATGGCCGTGCTCTCGAACGACAGCTCCATCGACCCCGTCGGCGCCTGCGTCGGCATGCGCGGCTCGCGCGTTCAGGCGGTCGTCGCCGAACTGCAGGGCGAGAAGATCGACATCATCCAGTGGAACGCCGACGAGCCGACCTTCATCGTCAACGCCCTGGCCCCGGCTGAAGTCTCCAAGGTCGTGCTGGACGAAGAGGCCGACCGCGTCGAGGTGGTCGTGCCCGACGAGCAGCTGTCGCTGGCCATCGGCCGCCGTGGTCAGAACGTGCGTCTGGCCTCCCAGCTGACCGGCTGGCAGATCGACATCATCACCGAGAGCCAGGACAGCGAGCGTCGCCAGCGCGAGTTCGCCGAGCGCACCAGCCTGTTCCAGGAAGCCCTGGACGTCGACGAGGTCATCGCCCAGCTGCTGGTCACCGAAGGCTTCGCCACCATCGAGGACCTGGCCTTCGTGGAATCCTACGAAGTCGCCGAGATCGAGGGCTTCGACGAGGACACGGCCGAGGAACTTCAGGCCCGCGCCCGTGACTTCCTGGAACGTCAGGCCGCCGCCCTCGACGCCAAGCGCATCGAGCTGGGCGTGCTGGACGAAGTCCTGGCCGTGCCGGGCGTCACCGGCGCCATCGCCGTCGCCCTGGGCGAAGGCGGGGTCAAGACCGTCGAGGACCTGGCCGACCTGGCCACGGACGAAATTCGCGGCGGCTATGAGATGAAGAACGGCGAGCGCACCAAGGTCGCCGGCGTCCTGGAAAGCTTCAACCTGTCGCAGGAAGAGGCCGAGCTGCTGATCCTCCAGGCCCGCGTGGCCGCCGGCTGGATCGACGCCTCGGAACTGCCGCAGCCCGAGCCGGAATACGAGGAAGAATACGCCGAGGGCGAATACGACCCCGAAGCCGTCTTCGCGCCTCAGTCCGAGGGCCTCGAAGAGGCTTCGCTCGAGAACGGCGACGCGGAGGTCTTCGCCGAAGACCTCGAATCTTCCCGCGACGCGTGA
- a CDS encoding RNA-binding protein, with protein sequence MSLRDATTDRERRDLVTHEVMDESRLIRFVAGPDGSVFPDLGRKLPGRGLWVAADRASVEQAAKKNLFSRAAKTKLNAPADLADTVENLLVRRCLDQLGLARREGVLISGFEKSAASIRAGKAAWVIEASDGASDGRGKILALARHQITKVCGAFSADDLSLALGLENAIHAVLLLGGRADRWTTEVERLAGFRSLRPAAWDLDYRSDAADGSDEDLKDEPEGAD encoded by the coding sequence ATGAGCTTGCGGGACGCAACGACGGATAGGGAGCGCCGGGACCTCGTCACACACGAGGTCATGGATGAATCTCGTCTGATCCGTTTCGTCGCCGGGCCTGACGGCTCCGTCTTCCCCGACCTGGGCAGGAAACTGCCCGGGCGCGGCCTGTGGGTCGCCGCCGACCGGGCCTCGGTCGAGCAGGCGGCGAAGAAGAACCTGTTCTCGCGGGCCGCGAAAACTAAGCTGAACGCCCCGGCCGACCTGGCCGATACGGTCGAAAACCTGCTGGTTCGGCGCTGTCTGGACCAGCTGGGTCTTGCCCGGCGCGAAGGCGTGCTTATCTCCGGCTTCGAAAAGTCGGCCGCGAGCATCCGCGCCGGCAAGGCCGCGTGGGTCATCGAGGCGTCCGACGGCGCCTCTGACGGGCGCGGCAAAATCCTCGCCCTGGCGCGACACCAGATCACAAAGGTCTGCGGCGCCTTCAGTGCGGACGATTTGAGTTTGGCCCTGGGGCTGGAAAATGCGATACACGCCGTCCTGCTGCTGGGCGGGCGCGCTGATCGCTGGACCACCGAGGTCGAACGACTGGCGGGATTTCGATCGCTTCGCCCTGCGGCGTGGGACCTGGACTACAGGTCTGACGCCGCGGACGGGTCGGACGAGGACCTGAAGGACGAGCCTGAAGGGGCGGATTAA
- the infB gene encoding translation initiation factor IF-2, whose amino-acid sequence MSDENDKTNEGQGNGTPAGTPSTTGPRAPLSLKPRAAGSVSTGTVRQSFSHGRTKTVVVETKRRPGAPAGGHQRPQGFDVARPRTETAAPAAAPTPRPAPPRQQPAGGALSGEEQEARRRAIELATQAQAEVARPSRAPGVGFGRPAKPEDDRGDKRFSDAGKAVSRTRGEPKRREGRLTIQSVAGDGDTAERMRSLASVRRAREREKEKRKGGSTDAPKTAREVVIPDVITVQELSNRMAVRGVDIIKFLMRQGMMMKINDVIDTDTAELVADEFGMTVKRVSESDVETGFLSDAIDDEATTPRAPVVAIMGHVDHGKTSLLDALRTTDVAAGEAGGITQHIGAYQVRTKDGQKVTFLDTPGHAAFSAMRTRGANVTDIVVLVVAADDGVMPQTIESIQHAKAAGAPIIVAVNKIDKPDANSQKVVNELLQYEVISEALGGDTQIVEVSAKARTNLDGLIDAILLQAEVMDLKADPERSAEGVVIEAKLDKGRGPVATVLVKRGTLKRGDIVVAGSAWGKVRALLDERNAQLTEAGPSVPVEILGLDEAPSPGEPLAVVDSEARARELTEYRARVKREKATGGINQVSLADMMSKLGSKKISELPVLIKSDVQGSGEAIQGSLEKMGNDEVRARVVYSGAGGITESDVTLAKSAGAPILGFNVRASKQARDLADREGVEIRYYSIIYDLLDDMKGVLSGMLAPLQRETFLGNAAVLQVFDISKTGKIAGCRVSEGVVRKGAKVRIIRDDVVVLELGTLQTLKRFKDEVNEVPSGQECGMHFQGFQDIKVGDYIECFTVEEIKRTL is encoded by the coding sequence ATGAGCGACGAGAACGACAAGACCAACGAAGGCCAGGGCAACGGTACGCCTGCAGGAACCCCGTCGACGACGGGTCCGCGCGCGCCACTGAGCCTGAAGCCGCGCGCCGCGGGATCGGTTTCGACCGGCACCGTGCGCCAGAGCTTCAGCCATGGCCGCACCAAGACGGTGGTCGTCGAGACCAAGCGCCGTCCGGGAGCGCCCGCTGGCGGCCATCAGCGTCCGCAGGGCTTCGATGTCGCCCGTCCGCGCACCGAGACCGCCGCGCCGGCCGCCGCGCCGACCCCGCGTCCGGCCCCGCCGCGTCAGCAGCCCGCCGGCGGCGCCCTGTCCGGTGAGGAACAGGAAGCCCGTCGCCGCGCCATCGAGCTGGCCACCCAGGCCCAGGCGGAGGTCGCTCGTCCCAGCCGCGCCCCCGGCGTCGGCTTCGGTCGCCCGGCCAAGCCCGAGGACGACCGTGGCGACAAGCGTTTCTCGGATGCCGGCAAGGCCGTCAGCCGCACGCGCGGTGAGCCCAAGCGCCGCGAAGGCCGCCTGACCATCCAGTCGGTCGCCGGCGACGGCGACACCGCCGAGCGCATGCGTTCGCTGGCCTCCGTGCGCCGCGCTCGCGAACGCGAGAAGGAAAAGCGCAAGGGCGGTTCCACCGATGCGCCCAAGACCGCGCGTGAAGTGGTCATCCCCGACGTCATCACCGTGCAGGAACTGTCCAACCGGATGGCCGTGCGCGGCGTCGACATCATCAAATTCCTGATGCGTCAGGGCATGATGATGAAGATCAACGACGTCATCGACACCGACACCGCCGAGCTGGTGGCCGACGAGTTCGGCATGACCGTCAAGCGGGTTTCGGAATCCGACGTTGAGACTGGCTTCCTGTCGGACGCCATCGACGACGAGGCGACCACGCCGCGCGCGCCGGTCGTGGCCATCATGGGCCACGTCGACCACGGCAAGACCTCGCTGCTCGACGCCCTACGCACCACCGACGTGGCCGCGGGCGAGGCCGGCGGCATCACCCAGCACATCGGCGCCTATCAGGTGCGGACCAAGGACGGCCAGAAGGTCACCTTCCTCGACACCCCGGGCCACGCGGCGTTCAGCGCCATGCGGACCCGAGGCGCCAATGTCACCGACATCGTGGTGCTGGTCGTCGCGGCCGACGACGGCGTCATGCCGCAGACGATCGAAAGCATCCAGCACGCCAAGGCGGCCGGGGCTCCGATCATCGTGGCGGTCAACAAGATCGACAAGCCCGACGCCAACTCGCAAAAGGTCGTCAACGAGCTGCTGCAATACGAGGTCATCTCGGAAGCCCTGGGCGGCGACACCCAGATCGTCGAGGTCTCGGCCAAGGCCAGGACCAACCTCGACGGCCTGATCGACGCCATCCTGCTGCAGGCCGAGGTCATGGACCTCAAGGCCGATCCGGAACGTTCGGCCGAAGGCGTGGTCATCGAGGCCAAGCTGGACAAGGGCCGCGGCCCGGTCGCCACCGTCCTGGTCAAGCGCGGCACCCTGAAGCGCGGCGACATCGTCGTCGCCGGCTCCGCCTGGGGCAAGGTCCGCGCCCTGCTCGACGAGCGCAACGCCCAGCTGACCGAGGCTGGTCCATCCGTCCCGGTCGAAATTCTGGGTCTGGACGAGGCTCCCTCGCCCGGCGAACCGCTCGCCGTCGTGGACTCCGAAGCCCGCGCCCGCGAGCTGACCGAGTACCGCGCCCGCGTTAAGCGCGAGAAGGCGACCGGCGGCATCAACCAGGTCTCGCTGGCCGACATGATGTCCAAGCTGGGCTCCAAGAAAATCTCGGAACTGCCGGTCCTCATCAAGTCTGACGTCCAGGGTTCGGGCGAGGCCATTCAGGGCTCGCTTGAGAAGATGGGCAACGACGAGGTCCGCGCCCGGGTCGTCTATTCCGGCGCCGGCGGTATCACCGAAAGCGACGTCACCCTGGCCAAGTCGGCCGGCGCCCCGATCCTCGGCTTCAACGTCCGCGCCTCGAAACAGGCGCGCGATCTGGCCGATCGTGAGGGCGTCGAGATCCGCTACTATTCGATCATCTACGACCTGCTCGACGACATGAAGGGCGTGCTCTCGGGCATGCTGGCGCCGCTGCAACGGGAAACCTTCCTGGGCAACGCCGCCGTGCTTCAGGTCTTCGACATCTCCAAGACCGGCAAGATCGCCGGTTGCCGGGTGTCCGAAGGCGTGGTCCGCAAGGGCGCCAAGGTCCGGATCATCCGCGACGACGTCGTGGTTCTGGAACTGGGCACCCTGCAGACGCTCAAGCGCTTCAAGGACGAGGTCAACGAGGTCCCGTCGGGCCAGGAGTGCGGCATGCATTTCCAGGGCTTCCAGGACATCAAGGTCGGCGACTACATCGAGTGCTTCACCGTCGAAGAGATCAAGCGCACGCTCTAG
- a CDS encoding DUF2459 domain-containing protein — protein sequence MGIRGALLAGIVGALAALWTWTAPGDPALWPKAAGDEGVPLYLLDNGFHTDMVVPRAALAARPGPLAEAVATLGPGDWILIGWGDAKFYVDQSPIQSRLPDGARAFFRPGNPSVLMLRPETQAPEQAFLPEGRRRLVLSQAGFEAMDRRIEASLDLSTGKARVAATRPGDPVRFFASRETFSILHLCNHWAGEVLNAAGLPIRPVQTILSAEIGNTADRAADRASGSALQTASTVAR from the coding sequence ATGGGGATCCGGGGGGCTCTTCTTGCAGGCATCGTCGGGGCGCTCGCCGCCCTGTGGACCTGGACCGCGCCGGGCGATCCGGCCCTGTGGCCGAAGGCCGCCGGTGACGAGGGCGTCCCACTCTATCTGCTCGATAACGGCTTCCACACCGACATGGTCGTCCCGCGCGCGGCGCTCGCGGCCCGGCCGGGGCCGCTGGCGGAGGCCGTCGCGACCCTCGGTCCGGGCGACTGGATCCTGATCGGCTGGGGGGATGCGAAATTCTATGTCGACCAGAGCCCGATCCAGTCGCGCCTGCCCGACGGCGCCCGCGCCTTCTTCCGCCCGGGCAATCCGTCCGTCCTGATGCTGCGACCAGAGACCCAGGCGCCCGAACAGGCCTTCCTGCCCGAAGGCCGTCGCCGGCTGGTCCTGTCACAGGCCGGGTTCGAGGCCATGGACCGTCGCATCGAGGCCAGCCTCGACCTGTCGACCGGAAAGGCGCGCGTCGCCGCGACCCGTCCGGGCGACCCGGTCCGCTTCTTCGCCAGCCGCGAGACCTTCTCGATCCTGCACCTGTGCAACCACTGGGCGGGCGAGGTCCTGAACGCCGCCGGTCTGCCGATCCGCCCGGTCCAGACCATTCTCTCCGCCGAGATCGGGAATACCGCGGACCGGGCTGCGGATCGGGCTTCCGGCTCCGCTTTACAGACGGCGTCAACCGTCGCCAGATAG
- the rbfA gene encoding 30S ribosome-binding factor RbfA: MSNRKPKFSNAGPTQRQLRAGELVRHALVEILREEEIHDEALKDVSITVTEVRLSPDLKHATCFVEPLGAGVDTAPTAGHESEIIKALNAHAKFLRGQLGRHLDMKFTPDLRFRHDESFDAASRIDRLFDDPRVRADLQAGRDEADED, translated from the coding sequence ATGAGCAACCGCAAGCCCAAATTCTCCAACGCCGGTCCAACCCAGCGCCAGCTGCGCGCGGGCGAGCTGGTCCGTCACGCCCTGGTCGAGATCCTGCGTGAGGAGGAGATCCACGACGAGGCGCTCAAGGACGTCTCGATCACCGTCACCGAGGTGCGGCTGTCGCCCGACCTGAAACACGCCACCTGTTTCGTCGAGCCCCTGGGCGCTGGCGTGGACACGGCCCCGACGGCCGGCCATGAGAGCGAGATCATCAAGGCGCTGAACGCCCACGCCAAATTCCTGCGCGGCCAGCTGGGTCGCCATCTGGACATGAAGTTCACGCCCGACCTGCGCTTCCGCCACGACGAGAGCTTCGACGCCGCCAGCCGTATCGACCGCCTGTTCGACGACCCCCGCGTCCGCGCCGACCTGCAGGCCGGACGTGACGAGGCAGACGAAGACTGA